TGGTTAGTATCTACCGTCCTTTGTTCCCCTTGCTGTTCTATAGTTTGTCCAGTTATAGATTGTTGAGGAACCTGTGGTGAAAATCTAATTATAAATGCACCAAATAAGGGAATTTTTCATAAATTATTGTGAAAGGAGAATACTGCGAGGATGTGTTAGCATGAAACTATTAATTATTGGAAATTCAAATATTCAAGGTTTAACAAAGGAAATTTTACAATATCTTAGTACAAAACATGAACTAGTTTTTAATGATCTAGATAGCTATCAATCAAGTCGGGACATAATTTTAGTGACTGATAATCTAAAGGGTGATTCAATAAAAAAATTATCTAAAGACAACCATATAATTCTAAGGGAAAATATCTCTAAAGATTATCAAAATTCCACTAATATTATAATTTTACTCCCAAGACTCAATGTGAATTTATATACCAATAATCCTAAAATATTACAGATTGTCATTGAAATTTTAAGTTATTATGTTAATAAATTACAGATTACCAACAAAAACATTGAGCTATTGAGTAAAAAAGAGAATGAAGTTTTGAACCTATTATTACAAGGTTTAAATGATCAAGAAATCAGTAATAAACTGTTTATTAGTGACAAAACAGTTAGAAATCACATCAGTAATATGTTAGGTAAATTAGGATTAAAAAACAGAACCCAATTAGTACTCTGGGCCTTACAATATTTAGGGAAAATCAAGGAAGATATCAAATGATTTCTCAGAACATCCATGAAACTAATAAACTACTAAAACAGCAAATTTTATCCCATAATCCAAAAATTAGAGAACATCTTTTAGAAACAATCCCCTATTCAAAAAATGGACTAATAGAATTGTTGGATAAATATCATTACCTATACATCAAACCTGTTAATGGCAGTCTAGGTAAAGGGGTTATGTCAATTATTTATATTAACAAAATGTACGTTTTGAAAGAAAAAGATAAAACCTATACATTTCCATCATTAAATGGTTTGGAAAAATATTTAAACCAATTTCTAGTAAAAGATAGCTATTTAATACAGCAAGGACTACACATGCTGAAATATAATAATAGGATAGCAGATATCCGGGTACTTTTCCAAAAACCCTATAATAACTGGCTATTAGAAGGTATAGGGGTTAGAATCGGTAAAAGAGGATATATAGTTTCTAACTATACTATTGGAGGAAATGCTACAACTTTAGAAGATTATCTATCAACAAATGGATTTAACAAGGAAAGTATTGAACAAAAGAAAGAAGAGATTATCATACTCTGTCAAGAAGGAATTCATTCACTAACCAAATATTTTCCTAATTTCAAAAGACTAGGTTTTGATATAGGTTTAGATTATGAAGCTAAACCTTGGATTATCGAGGTTAATACTTCTCCTAACTTTAACCTTTTTAAAGCCATAGATATGAAGATTTACGAAAAAATTAAAGAAAATAAAAAGATCATTAGCACCAATAAAAGTTCTTAGAATAAACTAGGATAAAGAGATTAATTGGGAGGAGGGAGAAGTATGTCCTATGTAATAATTAAAGGCACTAATCAGTTAAGTATAGAAGGTAAAGAAATAGATGACAAAATTTATTTACCTTTGGAATCCCTGTGGGAAGATTATTCTATATTAAAGGAGGAAAAGGTAGTTTTTTTAGATAGTCCATTATTTGGCATTAAAATCGGAGTAATGGATACCAGTAGGCAAAAAAGTGATGTAATAAAACACCTAATAGAACTGTTAACAGGAGCTGGTTGTATAGTAAATGAGGTTAATAAAAACTACATTCCCACAGATACTAATCTAGTTTTAGAACTTAACAATGATGAAGGTATTTACAAAACAGGTTATCAAGGATTTAACCTCAATGGCAGTAGACGTTTAGCAGCAGATATCGGTTGGTCAATAATTAGAATATTCCAAATAGATTATATTGTGCCACCTAAAAAACTAAAAGGAAATAAAGAAATTTCCCTTTGGCATAAACTAACGGTACCCTGGGTTACTATAAGTTGGAGAAGTTCCAAAGATAGTAAAATTTTGTTACCTATTGCTATATTACTAGGTTTATTCAAATTTGCCAGTGGTAAAATACCTACAATAGACGAAGGTATTTTTAATAAAAAAAATTATATAGAAAAAGAAAACCCTATAGTTGAAAAAAAAGAGATTCAGGAATTAACTAGAACGATAAAGGAGGAATTAATTGTGGATGATAACACAAATAATAGAGGTAAATTAGTTAAGAATCCATCACCAAAACTTCAGGCATATATGAAAAAAATCCTTGCAAAGCAGCAAATAAAAGAAAAAGAACAGGAGAAATCCTACCCCTTTCATCCCCAAGATATCTATAAAAAAAGTGGTAAAGGTTGAAAAAGCTGTAAATAGTGGAGGTTACCACAGTCAATGAAATAGGGAAAGGATATCCTTTCCCTATTTGCTATACATTATAATAAACTTGATTTTTTTCGTAGGATAAAAACAGTACTTTGTAAAGATTAGGTACTGTTTTTTTTATTTTTTCTCCAAATTCTTGTATTTCCTCTAAGTTCACTTGATCTACCATAACATCCCACTGATTTATAGCCATAAATATTTTCCCTTCTACCCCTGGAAAATTGAAAACACCTTTTTCAGCCATTTTTATTAAAGTAGAAAAATCGATGATTTCATTTTGAAATGGGAGTAAATGGTGGCGGTGTACCCACCTTTCCCCCCACCTATTTCCAAATACTTTACTACCGATGTTAATTACCAGATGGGTAGTACTAGGGGGAATTACTGGTTCCCCCTCTTTCCATACCTTTAATGGTTTCATCCTAGCCCCATCCCCTTCACACAAAATATGATCGAATAGGGAACATTCTTTTAGTTTTTCTACTCCATCAACATCGATCCCTAGAAATTTTTCTCCATCCCGCTGAGAATAAACCAAAGGTATTTTCCCAGGTTCACCGGTAAATTGGGGCCATTTAACTGGAATGATATTTTCTTCTAAAGGTGGGGCAAAAAACTTGGTAGTAGAGGTTATGAGAGAGTTTTTCAATTCTTTAGCCAACAGAAATAATCCTGTAGTTTTACCCCCACCACCTACCATAGTTATTAAACTTTTTTCACCTATTTCTAAAGCTGCTTTTATCATTCACCCATCTTCTCCTATTAAACTATTTCTATTTTTATCTCTTTACCAGAGCTCGTATTTTTATCCAATAAAATTCCTTTATACCCATTATCACACTTTTCCCACCACTGTTTTAAATTAATCTTTTCTCCATCGATAGCAAAATGGGCTTTATCCCGATCTAGAAAAAATCTAACAAAGGAAATTGGTAAACTCCAGTGTATTTCTTTACCATTAGTTTTCTTAATATAGATTTTTAATAGTTTTGCATGTTCCTCGTCATCAAAATTAAATACAAAATTTTCATTAT
This DNA window, taken from Anaerobranca gottschalkii DSM 13577, encodes the following:
- a CDS encoding helix-turn-helix domain-containing protein, which produces MKLLIIGNSNIQGLTKEILQYLSTKHELVFNDLDSYQSSRDIILVTDNLKGDSIKKLSKDNHIILRENISKDYQNSTNIIILLPRLNVNLYTNNPKILQIVIEILSYYVNKLQITNKNIELLSKKENEVLNLLLQGLNDQEISNKLFISDKTVRNHISNMLGKLGLKNRTQLVLWALQYLGKIKEDIK
- a CDS encoding YheC/YheD family protein is translated as MISQNIHETNKLLKQQILSHNPKIREHLLETIPYSKNGLIELLDKYHYLYIKPVNGSLGKGVMSIIYINKMYVLKEKDKTYTFPSLNGLEKYLNQFLVKDSYLIQQGLHMLKYNNRIADIRVLFQKPYNNWLLEGIGVRIGKRGYIVSNYTIGGNATTLEDYLSTNGFNKESIEQKKEEIIILCQEGIHSLTKYFPNFKRLGFDIGLDYEAKPWIIEVNTSPNFNLFKAIDMKIYEKIKENKKIISTNKSS
- the yqeC gene encoding selenium cofactor biosynthesis protein YqeC, giving the protein MIKAALEIGEKSLITMVGGGGKTTGLFLLAKELKNSLITSTTKFFAPPLEENIIPVKWPQFTGEPGKIPLVYSQRDGEKFLGIDVDGVEKLKECSLFDHILCEGDGARMKPLKVWKEGEPVIPPSTTHLVINIGSKVFGNRWGERWVHRHHLLPFQNEIIDFSTLIKMAEKGVFNFPGVEGKIFMAINQWDVMVDQVNLEEIQEFGEKIKKTVPNLYKVLFLSYEKNQVYYNV
- a CDS encoding SHOCT-like domain-containing protein; amino-acid sequence: MEKERLEILSLVKEGKITPEEGVQLLSALEQTSNINENNENFVFNFDDEEHAKLLKIYIKKTNGKEIHWSLPISFVRFFLDRDKAHFAIDGEKINLKQWWEKCDNGYKGILLDKNTSSGKEIKIEIV